A genomic stretch from Halopiger aswanensis includes:
- a CDS encoding ABC transporter ATP-binding protein, producing the protein MPPAIETVDLVKEYGDLRALQELSLTVEEGEFFGLLGPNGAGKTTFINTLVGLVRKTGGEARVFGYDVEDDYREARDAIGLAPQEFNVDRFFPIKEVLMHKAGYHGIPEDEAAERADEVLKRVGIYDKRNERFDWLSGGMKRRLLLARALVTDPDLLILDEPTAGVDVQLRHDLWELVTELNEEGTTVLLTTHYIEEAERLCDRVAIMNEGRKVTVATPDELKERGTDTISVRLESAPSMTPDVSAEYAHETTLDGDRLEVRVDDGGSTAPRLLNDLEAKGYEIADLEITRTSLEEIFVDLTRSEDRTVTRSSASSASSGGDGDNEDGERGDTAEREQEGVA; encoded by the coding sequence ATGCCACCGGCCATCGAGACCGTCGATCTCGTGAAGGAGTACGGGGACTTGCGCGCCCTACAGGAGCTGTCGCTGACCGTCGAGGAGGGCGAGTTCTTCGGCCTGCTCGGGCCCAACGGCGCGGGCAAGACGACGTTCATCAATACGCTGGTCGGGCTGGTCCGCAAGACCGGCGGCGAGGCGCGAGTCTTCGGCTACGACGTCGAGGACGACTACCGCGAGGCCCGGGACGCGATCGGGCTCGCGCCCCAGGAGTTCAACGTCGACCGCTTCTTTCCGATCAAGGAGGTGCTGATGCACAAGGCCGGTTACCACGGAATCCCCGAGGACGAGGCCGCCGAACGTGCCGACGAGGTCCTCAAGCGCGTCGGCATCTACGACAAGCGCAACGAGCGCTTCGACTGGCTCTCCGGCGGGATGAAGCGCCGACTGCTGCTCGCCCGCGCGCTCGTCACCGACCCCGATCTGCTCATTCTGGACGAGCCCACGGCGGGCGTCGACGTTCAACTGCGTCACGACCTCTGGGAACTCGTCACCGAACTCAACGAGGAGGGGACGACGGTGCTGCTGACGACCCACTACATCGAGGAGGCCGAGCGCCTCTGCGATCGGGTTGCGATCATGAACGAGGGCCGGAAGGTGACCGTCGCGACGCCGGATGAACTCAAGGAACGCGGGACCGACACCATCTCGGTGCGCCTCGAGTCGGCTCCGTCGATGACGCCCGACGTGAGCGCCGAGTACGCCCACGAGACGACGCTCGACGGCGACCGGCTCGAGGTCCGCGTCGACGACGGCGGCTCGACCGCGCCGCGGCTGCTCAACGACCTCGAGGCGAAGGGCTACGAGATCGCCGACCTCGAGATCACGCGTACGTCGCTCGAGGAGATTTTCGTCGACCTTACCCGCAGCGAGGATCGGACGGTGACGCGGTCGTCGGCGTCGTCGGCCTCGAGCGGCGGTGACGGTGACAACGAGGACGGCGAGCGCGGTGACACGGCCGAACGCGAACAGGAGGGGGTCGCCTAA
- a CDS encoding ABC transporter permease: protein MLSVGFRALFRREVLRFVRRPKNTFMPPAITNVLYFAVFGLILGGRIDEIAGFPYILFIVPGLIVLGAISNAFENASFSIFHGRWNEYIHETLTSPLSYAEMVVAYVAASAVRGLIVGVIIAVVGRLFVPISIEHGLFLVATMVVITALFAGLGIIGGLVARDFDDLTVMNQFILRPLVFFGAVFYSLETFEQAWQVQISLVNPMVYMVDSVRYGLLGYSDLIAVGILPAPYGNLAPLFSLGVLTTVTAVVLAIDIYLFKTGYGLTD from the coding sequence ATGCTGTCAGTCGGCTTCCGCGCCCTCTTCCGGCGCGAGGTCCTGCGGTTCGTCCGCCGCCCGAAGAACACGTTCATGCCGCCGGCGATCACGAACGTGCTCTACTTCGCCGTCTTCGGGCTCATCCTCGGCGGCCGGATCGACGAGATCGCGGGCTTCCCGTACATCCTCTTCATCGTCCCCGGGCTCATCGTCCTGGGAGCCATCTCGAACGCCTTCGAGAACGCCTCGTTCTCGATCTTCCACGGGCGGTGGAACGAGTACATCCACGAGACGCTGACCTCGCCGCTGTCCTACGCCGAGATGGTCGTCGCCTACGTCGCTGCCAGCGCGGTCCGGGGACTGATCGTCGGCGTCATCATCGCCGTCGTCGGCCGCCTGTTCGTCCCGATCAGCATCGAGCACGGCCTGTTCCTCGTCGCGACGATGGTCGTCATTACGGCGCTCTTTGCCGGCCTCGGAATCATCGGCGGCCTCGTCGCACGGGACTTCGACGACCTGACCGTCATGAACCAGTTCATCCTCCGGCCGCTGGTCTTCTTTGGCGCCGTGTTCTACTCGCTCGAGACGTTCGAGCAGGCCTGGCAGGTCCAAATTTCGCTGGTGAATCCGATGGTCTACATGGTCGACAGCGTCCGGTACGGGCTGCTGGGCTACTCGGATCTGATCGCGGTCGGCATCCTTCCGGCTCCCTACGGCAACCTCGCCCCGCTGTTCTCGCTGGGCGTGTTGACGACGGTCACGGCTGTCGTCCTCGCGATCGACATCTACCTGTTCAAGACCGGCTACGGATTGACAGACTGA
- a CDS encoding alpha/beta fold hydrolase — MPDVDLDLDRDLNVETLDLPDGRTLAYATYGREDGTSLVFHHGVPGSCVLGAVLSYTARQRGVRVIAPSRPGYGRSDPHPDGTLETWAADCQYLADELGLESFAVAGFSGGGPPALAVADRFPDRVTAAGIVSAPVPESEGPLASLARFPRLLDIALRCSRLLAQRRGDPFVVDQLTERDLDDVTAQLVGHDFRTGLAGRPSGAVRETRFLAGDWSLPDPEPAIETTAWHGTADSNVPLEPVERVYADRSDVTFRTVENDHLGTLLSVREELVTIAT, encoded by the coding sequence ATGCCGGACGTCGATCTCGATCTGGATCGCGATCTGAACGTCGAGACGCTCGACCTCCCCGACGGCCGCACGCTCGCGTACGCGACCTACGGCCGCGAGGACGGGACGTCGCTGGTCTTTCACCACGGCGTCCCGGGATCGTGCGTCCTCGGCGCGGTCCTCTCCTATACTGCTCGGCAGCGCGGCGTTCGCGTGATCGCACCGAGTCGCCCCGGCTACGGCCGCTCCGATCCCCATCCCGACGGCACGCTCGAGACGTGGGCGGCCGACTGCCAGTACCTCGCCGACGAACTGGGTCTCGAGTCGTTCGCCGTCGCCGGCTTCTCCGGCGGCGGACCTCCGGCGCTGGCCGTCGCCGACCGGTTCCCGGACCGGGTCACCGCCGCGGGAATCGTCAGCGCGCCGGTGCCGGAGAGCGAGGGGCCGCTCGCGTCGCTCGCCCGGTTTCCCCGGCTGCTCGATATCGCGTTGCGCTGTTCGCGACTGCTCGCCCAGCGTCGCGGCGATCCGTTCGTCGTCGATCAGCTTACCGAGCGAGATCTCGACGACGTCACCGCACAACTCGTCGGCCACGATTTCCGGACCGGACTGGCGGGCCGGCCGTCGGGTGCGGTCCGCGAGACCCGATTCCTGGCCGGCGACTGGTCGCTCCCCGACCCCGAACCCGCTATCGAGACGACGGCCTGGCACGGGACTGCGGATTCGAACGTCCCGCTCGAGCCCGTCGAGCGCGTCTACGCGGACCGCTCGGACGTTACGTTTCGAACCGTCGAGAACGACCATCTTGGGACGTTGTTGTCGGTTCGCGAGGAGCTAGTTACCATCGCGACCTGA
- a CDS encoding NADP-dependent oxidoreductase, with protein MAETRQWRLASRPTGEPTRENFDLVTVDRPEPGPGEVLVKTLYQSVDPYMRGRMRDEESYAEPWDVGDPMQAGIVGEVVASEADAFGEGDVVTGNLLWAEHAVADADELRPVNPELGPVSTALGVLGMPGITGYFGMLDVADPSPGETVVVSAAAGAVGSVAGQIARLSGARVVGTAGSEEKIEWLTDDLGFDAAINYKETDDLEAAMEEACPDGVDAYFDNVGGPITDAVWPLLNVDARVAVCGQISLYNATEVPTGPRKLSKLIESRATVEGFLVGDYQHRWNEALESLSEFIQQGDLHYRENVVEGFENAPEAFFGLFEGENIGKQLVKVAERGE; from the coding sequence ATGGCAGAAACCAGACAGTGGCGACTCGCCAGCCGCCCGACCGGCGAACCGACCCGCGAGAACTTCGATCTCGTGACCGTCGACCGTCCGGAACCCGGCCCCGGCGAGGTCCTCGTGAAGACCCTCTACCAGTCCGTCGACCCCTACATGCGCGGTCGTATGCGCGACGAGGAATCCTACGCCGAACCGTGGGACGTCGGCGACCCGATGCAGGCCGGCATCGTCGGCGAGGTCGTCGCGTCCGAGGCCGACGCGTTCGGCGAGGGCGACGTCGTCACCGGCAACCTCCTGTGGGCCGAGCACGCGGTCGCGGACGCCGACGAACTCCGGCCCGTGAATCCGGAACTCGGTCCCGTCTCGACCGCGCTCGGGGTGCTGGGCATGCCCGGTATCACGGGCTACTTCGGCATGCTCGACGTCGCCGACCCCTCGCCCGGCGAGACGGTCGTCGTCTCCGCCGCGGCGGGCGCGGTCGGCTCCGTCGCCGGCCAGATCGCCCGGCTCTCGGGCGCCCGCGTCGTCGGCACCGCCGGCAGCGAGGAGAAGATCGAGTGGCTGACCGACGACCTCGGGTTCGACGCCGCGATCAACTACAAGGAAACCGACGACCTCGAGGCCGCGATGGAAGAAGCCTGCCCCGACGGCGTCGACGCCTACTTCGACAACGTCGGCGGTCCGATCACGGACGCCGTCTGGCCATTGCTGAACGTCGACGCCCGCGTCGCCGTCTGCGGCCAGATCTCGCTGTACAACGCGACCGAGGTCCCAACGGGGCCGCGCAAGCTGAGCAAGCTCATCGAGTCCCGCGCGACGGTCGAAGGCTTCCTCGTCGGCGACTACCAGCACCGGTGGAACGAGGCCCTCGAGTCCCTCTCGGAGTTCATCCAGCAGGGCGACCTGCACTACCGTGAAAACGTCGTCGAGGGCTTCGAGAACGCGCCTGAGGCCTTCTTCGGCCTCTTCGAGGGCGAGAACATCGGGAAGCAACTCGTCAAAGTCGCAGAGCGCGGCGAGTAA
- a CDS encoding carbonic anhydrase, with translation MATDNDGDDSDGSGADTSAPAGDPAAGPEHDHEVLETLLAGNRRHVDSLPEDYFRDVQTGQHPGVVAICCSDSRVPQEYMWGVDHPGAVFTPSNIGNQVWDEDDGERIVDGGILYPIHHTETAVVAVVGHTGCGAVTAAYRVATGGDTPGPQGVDKWVEMLVPVVEEAIESGAVDADADEETVVNQLVEYNVNRQVAFLQNAADVPDDIAVYGFVYDFQRVYGDTDGRAYLINVDGETDPAAIRERVPDGYETAAASLLA, from the coding sequence ATGGCAACCGACAACGACGGCGACGATTCCGACGGAAGTGGCGCCGACACGAGCGCGCCGGCCGGCGATCCCGCCGCCGGGCCGGAGCACGATCACGAGGTCCTCGAGACCCTGCTCGCGGGCAACCGGCGCCACGTCGACTCGCTGCCAGAGGACTACTTCAGGGACGTCCAGACGGGCCAGCACCCGGGCGTCGTCGCGATCTGTTGCTCGGACTCGCGGGTCCCGCAGGAATACATGTGGGGGGTCGACCACCCCGGCGCGGTCTTTACGCCGAGCAACATCGGCAATCAGGTCTGGGACGAGGACGACGGCGAGCGCATCGTCGACGGCGGGATCCTCTACCCGATCCACCACACCGAGACCGCCGTCGTCGCCGTCGTCGGTCACACCGGTTGCGGCGCCGTCACCGCGGCCTACCGGGTCGCGACGGGCGGGGACACGCCCGGACCCCAGGGGGTCGACAAGTGGGTCGAGATGCTCGTCCCCGTCGTCGAGGAGGCCATAGAGAGCGGCGCCGTCGACGCCGACGCGGACGAGGAAACGGTCGTCAATCAACTCGTCGAGTACAACGTCAACCGGCAAGTAGCGTTCCTCCAAAACGCGGCGGACGTCCCGGACGATATCGCCGTCTACGGCTTCGTCTACGACTTCCAGCGGGTCTACGGTGATACGGATGGCCGCGCGTACCTGATCAACGTCGACGGCGAGACAGATCCGGCGGCGATCCGCGAGCGCGTACCGGACGGCTACGAGACGGCGGCCGCCAGCTTGCTGGCCTGA
- a CDS encoding DUF2309 domain-containing protein: MSKPTAKSELDNDPEAEQTPQQRDQADHSATGTDADRDPLAATIERAAERVGAVWPLYSFVTANPLSGFEDQPFHRAVDDAERLFGGRGYPHPDVFRTAWERGQIDPDVLAAELEAHGIDRDPETLLEELAAAEAERDTEADDATETVDRVLSKWLGAFLDEGQAKWPMPNREEGFYAAWRSVAPYDGDVPGCDAPSDLPETATEALEAVLEDYPDDRWTDIAEHHFAALPGWTGFIKQRVEDETDPWQAEYPITLREYLAVRLTLADRLDAPLEPANDESNAGDDSEAEDPPLPEIWLTAWEKSYRERLLAQIDGSVTDPADAGEPSRPDVQLVFCIDTRSEIIRRHIEGQGNYETHGYAGFFGVPMRYQGYDAAAPVDACPPIVDPEHRVVDQPDEPETTAKRDRWTGLATATRKHFKRLKANVVAAFPFVEGGGAAYGSAMAARTLAPSAIASLENAVDERVPSRHEFCSPAIDYDDHGDHSHADHDLPQGMRLEEKVEYAENAFALMGWTEFARLVVFTGHASETTNNPFDSSLDCGACAGNPGGPNARVLATICNDPDVQAELRDRGFHIPEDTVFLAGEHNTTTDEITLFDGAVPESHREDLEQLRADLERAQAGAAAERLESMTDETDVDPEEAVAEVERKAADWAETRPEWGLAGNASFVIGPRALTDDENLDGRAFLHSYDWTTDPEGEALEAIVTGPLVVTQWINNQYYFATVDNGVYGSGSKVTQNALGNVGVVQGNGGDLMTGLPLQSLQLSDEESYHQPLRLTAVIHAPVERVTEILRRHEDVAELLDNGWIGDLTVVDPERDNEAFHYQGDLEWASESQTAVQAREQDQSQGQLSAPAQD, translated from the coding sequence ATGTCTAAGCCGACGGCCAAATCCGAACTCGACAACGACCCGGAAGCCGAACAGACGCCCCAACAACGCGACCAGGCGGACCACTCTGCGACCGGTACTGACGCCGATCGGGACCCCCTCGCCGCGACGATCGAGCGCGCGGCCGAGCGGGTCGGCGCCGTCTGGCCGCTGTACTCGTTCGTCACGGCCAACCCTCTCTCGGGATTCGAGGACCAGCCGTTCCACCGGGCCGTCGACGACGCCGAGCGCCTGTTCGGCGGTCGCGGGTATCCGCACCCCGACGTCTTCCGCACGGCCTGGGAGCGCGGCCAGATCGATCCCGATGTCCTCGCCGCCGAACTCGAGGCCCACGGCATCGACCGCGATCCGGAGACGCTCCTCGAGGAGCTGGCCGCGGCCGAAGCCGAGCGCGATACCGAGGCCGACGACGCGACCGAGACCGTCGACCGCGTGCTCTCGAAGTGGCTCGGCGCCTTCCTCGACGAGGGGCAGGCCAAGTGGCCGATGCCGAACCGCGAGGAGGGGTTCTACGCCGCCTGGCGCTCGGTCGCGCCATACGACGGCGACGTGCCCGGCTGCGACGCCCCCTCGGACCTGCCCGAGACGGCGACCGAGGCGCTCGAGGCGGTCCTCGAGGACTATCCCGACGACCGATGGACTGACATCGCCGAGCACCACTTCGCCGCGCTGCCGGGCTGGACCGGCTTCATCAAGCAGCGCGTCGAGGACGAGACCGATCCCTGGCAGGCCGAGTACCCGATCACGCTGCGCGAGTACCTCGCGGTGCGGCTGACGCTCGCGGACCGGCTGGACGCGCCGCTCGAGCCTGCGAACGACGAGAGCAACGCCGGCGACGACAGCGAGGCCGAGGACCCGCCGCTCCCCGAAATCTGGCTCACCGCCTGGGAGAAGAGCTACCGCGAGCGCCTGCTCGCCCAAATCGACGGCTCGGTGACCGACCCCGCCGACGCGGGCGAACCGTCCCGGCCCGACGTCCAACTGGTGTTCTGCATCGACACGCGCTCGGAGATCATCCGCCGCCACATCGAGGGACAGGGCAACTACGAGACCCACGGCTACGCCGGTTTCTTCGGCGTCCCGATGCGGTATCAGGGGTACGACGCGGCCGCCCCCGTCGACGCCTGTCCGCCGATCGTCGACCCCGAACACCGCGTCGTCGACCAGCCCGACGAACCGGAGACGACGGCGAAACGCGACCGCTGGACCGGCCTCGCGACGGCGACCCGCAAACACTTCAAGCGCCTCAAGGCCAACGTCGTCGCCGCCTTCCCGTTCGTCGAGGGCGGCGGCGCCGCGTACGGCTCGGCGATGGCCGCGCGGACGCTCGCCCCCTCGGCGATCGCCTCGCTCGAGAACGCCGTCGATGAGCGCGTCCCGAGCCGACACGAGTTCTGTTCGCCCGCGATCGACTACGACGACCACGGCGATCACAGCCACGCCGACCACGACCTCCCGCAGGGCATGCGCCTCGAGGAGAAAGTCGAGTACGCCGAGAACGCCTTCGCGCTCATGGGCTGGACGGAGTTCGCCCGCCTCGTAGTCTTCACCGGCCACGCGAGCGAGACGACGAACAACCCGTTCGACTCGAGTCTCGATTGCGGGGCCTGCGCCGGCAACCCCGGCGGCCCGAACGCCCGCGTCCTCGCGACGATCTGCAACGATCCGGACGTGCAGGCCGAACTCCGCGATCGCGGCTTCCACATCCCCGAGGACACGGTCTTCCTCGCCGGCGAGCACAACACGACGACCGACGAAATCACCCTGTTCGACGGCGCGGTTCCCGAGAGCCACCGCGAGGACCTCGAGCAGCTACGCGCCGACTTGGAGCGCGCCCAGGCCGGCGCGGCGGCCGAGCGCCTCGAGTCGATGACCGACGAGACCGACGTCGACCCCGAAGAAGCGGTCGCCGAAGTCGAGCGCAAGGCCGCCGACTGGGCGGAAACCCGCCCCGAATGGGGGCTGGCCGGTAACGCCTCGTTCGTCATCGGCCCGCGCGCGTTGACCGACGACGAGAACTTGGACGGCCGCGCGTTCCTCCACTCCTACGACTGGACGACCGACCCCGAGGGCGAGGCGCTCGAGGCGATCGTGACCGGCCCGCTGGTGGTCACCCAGTGGATCAACAACCAGTACTACTTCGCGACGGTGGACAACGGCGTCTACGGCAGCGGCTCGAAGGTCACGCAGAACGCGCTCGGCAACGTCGGCGTCGTCCAGGGTAACGGCGGCGACCTGATGACCGGCCTGCCGCTCCAGTCGCTGCAACTCTCCGACGAGGAGTCGTACCACCAGCCGCTCCGCCTGACGGCGGTCATCCACGCGCCCGTCGAACGCGTGACCGAGATCCTCCGCCGCCACGAGGACGTCGCCGAACTGCTCGACAACGGCTGGATCGGCGATCTGACGGTCGTCGATCCGGAGCGCGACAACGAGGCGTTCCACTACCAGGGCGATCTCGAGTGGGCCTCCGAGTCACAGACAGCGGTTCAGGCCCGCGAGCAGGACCAGAGTCAGGGGCAGCTTTCGGCTCCGGCGCAGGACTAG
- a CDS encoding proton-conducting transporter transmembrane domain-containing protein, which yields MTDERSIDAAQLSELTTTDDSVVPRASTRLVWMLFLCSVGILALTIRRGEPWTGVDYAVVDGLTAVLWVVVTFFSGIVHSYSRRYMAGDRDLERFFARVFAFTLVVMVLTAADHIALFAAAWLAMGLLMAALIGHVRDWEQAQAAGALARRYFVASSAVLAGSLALLAWESGTTSIAGILGGLEAVSPTIGLVAAGGLVLAALIQSALFPFHGWLLSSMTAPTPASALMHAGFVNAGGVLLTRFSPLVADHLAIMSAVVVLGAVSALLGQAMLLVQTNVKRKLGSSTMAQMGFMILQCGLGFFAAAIAHLILHGFYKAYLFLSSGAVVEEAAPKSTAKHAGHTEFGFSSAVVSLLTAVGGGVLFGALTGKATGLAFDSGTILTLVVVLTTLTAARDILNRTTLPRAVRFVSVPLVVLTAIGGYALLYNAISAVVPSAMTHASTDVTIAHGLVAALFVGAYVATEFGWHRSSERLYVSLLNLSEPDSATVLTNKEEYKDV from the coding sequence ATGACCGACGAACGCTCGATCGACGCCGCACAACTCTCGGAACTGACGACGACGGACGATTCGGTCGTCCCCCGGGCGTCGACGCGGCTGGTATGGATGCTGTTCCTCTGTAGCGTCGGCATCCTCGCGCTGACGATCCGGCGCGGCGAGCCGTGGACCGGCGTCGACTACGCGGTCGTCGACGGGCTAACCGCGGTGCTGTGGGTCGTGGTCACCTTCTTCAGCGGCATCGTCCACAGCTACTCCAGGCGTTACATGGCGGGCGACCGCGACCTCGAGCGCTTCTTCGCTCGCGTGTTTGCGTTCACGCTCGTCGTGATGGTCCTCACCGCGGCCGACCATATCGCGCTGTTCGCGGCGGCGTGGCTCGCGATGGGCCTGCTGATGGCCGCCCTCATCGGCCACGTTCGCGACTGGGAGCAAGCACAGGCCGCCGGCGCGCTGGCGCGTCGGTACTTCGTCGCCAGCAGTGCGGTGCTGGCCGGCAGTCTGGCCCTACTCGCGTGGGAGAGCGGAACGACGTCGATCGCCGGCATCCTCGGCGGCCTCGAGGCGGTCTCCCCGACGATCGGCCTCGTCGCCGCCGGCGGGCTCGTCCTCGCGGCGCTGATCCAGTCGGCGCTGTTCCCGTTCCACGGCTGGCTGCTGTCCTCGATGACGGCGCCGACGCCGGCCTCGGCGCTGATGCACGCCGGCTTCGTCAACGCGGGCGGCGTTCTGCTGACCCGCTTCTCGCCGCTCGTCGCCGACCACCTCGCGATTATGTCGGCCGTCGTCGTCCTCGGCGCGGTCAGCGCCCTGCTGGGTCAGGCGATGTTGCTCGTCCAGACTAACGTCAAGCGCAAGCTCGGCAGTTCGACGATGGCCCAGATGGGATTCATGATCCTCCAGTGCGGCCTCGGATTCTTCGCGGCCGCGATCGCCCACCTCATCCTGCACGGGTTCTACAAGGCCTACCTCTTCCTCTCGTCGGGGGCCGTCGTCGAGGAGGCGGCGCCGAAATCGACGGCCAAACACGCCGGCCACACGGAGTTCGGCTTCTCGAGCGCCGTCGTCAGCCTGCTCACGGCGGTCGGCGGCGGCGTGCTCTTCGGCGCCCTCACCGGGAAGGCGACGGGGCTGGCCTTCGACAGCGGGACGATCCTGACGCTCGTCGTGGTCCTGACGACGCTGACCGCGGCGCGGGACATCCTCAACCGGACGACCCTGCCGCGGGCGGTTCGATTCGTCAGCGTCCCGCTGGTCGTCCTCACGGCGATCGGCGGCTACGCCCTGCTGTACAACGCGATCTCGGCGGTGGTCCCCTCGGCGATGACTCACGCCTCCACCGACGTGACGATCGCCCACGGCCTCGTCGCCGCACTGTTCGTCGGGGCCTACGTCGCGACCGAATTCGGGTGGCACCGCTCGAGCGAGCGCCTCTACGTCTCGCTGTTGAACCTCTCGGAGCCGGATTCCGCGACCGTCCTCACGAACAAGGAGGAGTACAAAGATGTCTAA
- a CDS encoding Lrp/AsnC family transcriptional regulator, with the protein MTEYELDAVDREILYALQEEARNLSSGEIAERTDASSSTVRKRIQRLESEGVIKGYSANIDYTKSGYPIRMLLFCTAPIPERGDYIEEILDIPGVVSVQELVTGEENLLVTAVVKNDRGITPIAQELSDMGLTITDEVLVRSHESTSFDEFSAE; encoded by the coding sequence ATGACCGAGTACGAGCTCGACGCGGTCGACCGGGAGATCCTCTACGCGCTCCAGGAGGAGGCCCGGAACCTTTCCTCCGGCGAGATCGCCGAACGGACCGACGCGTCCTCGAGTACGGTCCGCAAGCGCATCCAGCGGCTCGAATCTGAGGGAGTCATCAAGGGATACAGCGCCAACATCGATTACACGAAGTCCGGTTATCCGATCCGGATGCTGCTCTTCTGTACGGCGCCGATTCCCGAACGGGGCGACTACATAGAGGAGATTCTGGACATTCCCGGCGTCGTCTCGGTGCAGGAGTTGGTGACGGGCGAGGAGAACCTCCTCGTGACGGCCGTCGTCAAGAACGATCGGGGTATCACGCCGATCGCCCAGGAACTCTCGGACATGGGGCTGACGATCACCGACGAGGTGCTCGTACGTAGTCACGAGTCGACCTCGTTCGACGAGTTCTCCGCGGAGTGA
- a CDS encoding cold-shock protein, translated as MAKGTVDFFNDTGGYGFIETEDADEDVFFHMEDIGGPDLEEGQELEFDIEQAPKGPRATNVERL; from the coding sequence ATGGCGAAAGGAACCGTTGATTTCTTCAACGACACTGGCGGCTACGGATTCATCGAGACTGAGGATGCGGATGAGGACGTCTTCTTCCACATGGAAGACATCGGCGGCCCGGATCTCGAAGAAGGGCAGGAACTCGAGTTCGACATCGAGCAGGCCCCCAAGGGCCCGCGCGCGACGAACGTCGAGCGCCTGTAA
- a CDS encoding cupin domain-containing protein, with protein MADSSSEPESEPDADDAAPNSVSPDAAPEPLVRHSDDISYESVDAADGLEKGVLISDEHGAPHFAIRRFVLEPGAEVPKHTNDVEHEQYVLEGEYVVGIGDEEYEVAAGDSLLIPAGAVHWYRNEGDEPGAFLCAVPNGDDEIELLE; from the coding sequence ATGGCCGACTCCTCGTCGGAGCCCGAGTCCGAGCCGGACGCCGACGACGCCGCTCCTAACTCGGTGTCCCCAGACGCCGCTCCGGAGCCGCTGGTTCGGCACAGCGACGACATTTCGTACGAGTCCGTCGACGCAGCCGACGGCCTCGAGAAGGGCGTCCTGATCAGCGACGAGCACGGCGCGCCCCACTTCGCGATCCGCCGATTCGTCCTCGAGCCCGGCGCCGAAGTGCCGAAACACACCAACGACGTCGAACACGAGCAGTACGTCCTCGAGGGCGAGTACGTCGTCGGCATCGGGGACGAGGAGTACGAAGTCGCAGCCGGCGACTCCCTGCTGATCCCCGCCGGCGCGGTCCACTGGTACCGCAACGAGGGCGACGAGCCCGGCGCATTCCTCTGTGCCGTCCCGAACGGCGACGACGAGATCGAACTGCTCGAGTAG